atttttttttttttctttttcataatttaCATGACATAATATTTATTTGGCTTAAACAAGTGAAACATTACAACAATAAGAGTGTgcgttttttaatttcaattccaAAGTTTTATCTTATTATATTGGTCGCACAAAATGCAACATTATCAACAACTTTGCGTATTTAACTATTCTTTACGGACCATGTCGCTTGGGCGCAGACATGCTGGATTGGActtacttaaaatatttcaagggAGAGAATTCAACCAAAAGTAGGAGGCAATGTCAAGAATGGCATCAGTCGTAAGAAAGATTATCAAGCCCACGAAGGCTCCAGGAGCTGTCGGACCATACAGGTGATATCAAATTAAGTTTCTCAACGATGTAATGATCACATTTGTAGTTGTCATATCGTTTTTACATTGTTAAACTAATTAGAACATTGGAGCTTTCGGGTAGCAAGACACTTCAACCAATTGACACTTTGACACCTACCCATTTTAGATGACTCTTCGACCCATTGACACTTTGACccctattttcaatatttttgttgaAGAAACATAGACccctgtttattttaataaagacactTAGACCTCTTAATCAAAACACTGAATTAGCAATTAATTTTGTACTTTTGGGCTGTAATTATTCTATTTAAAATTCAGCAATACGTGTACTTAGTCTAGAAACTAcattagaaaatatatatttatcaccaCTGAAAAATTTTGAAAAGGAAGgaaattttcattattttcattccaATTGTGAATTATCTGCAAGTAAACACCTAAACTGAGcattaaaactgaacatttaaagCCGAAAAAGTCGAAAGgcattcaaatgaatatttgatTTGGTTTGTCAATTTATACCAAGCATAACTTTATATATGTGATTCTTTCTATTAATAGTCAGGCAGTGCTGGTCAATCACACACTGTACATCACCGGTCAGATCGGACTGGATGTCAACACCGGCACTATTGTACCTGGAGGAGTTGTTGCAGAGTGTGAACAggtgttaaccctttgccactcagattTGCATTTTGACTtgtttgtggtcccttagaaaagGATAGAAAACTAAAGACCTTACGTAaaagatttaagtttttaagaccccatttccaaccctaaggtactgatgagcagcatacagcataaaacctgaacatactgccagttagttttatgctggtttcataCAGCCATGTTAATTTGCAATTGAGTGGGAATGGTTTTAATGCATGCTTTGGAACATTGAAGAAGGTTATATAATCTTTGAGTTCTGAGGCACAGAATTTTCTGCAGactttattatgttattttattctaaTATCAACATATTTCTTTTATCCAAGTGTACCTATGAGATGACTTCATATATGACTGTAAATGTATGTGCTGCTGGTGTTTTGTGACTTACACTTGTTATGCCGCTCGGTAGGgtgtcatatagcagttgaactgtccgtcagtccgtctgtcagtctgtgtgtccgtccgaaaactttaaaattggccataattttgcaattttgaagataacaatttcatatttggcatgcatgtgtatctaataaagctgcacattttgagtggtgaaaggtcaaggccaaagtcattcttcaaggtcaaaagtcaaaaaatgcaatccaagggaagtaataagctttaaaagggagataatttctaaacctgccaaatgatataatgaaattttatttcaaagcggcgcaatgggGGGGGGGTGCATTGAGttgctgacaaacacatctctttatTTCTCTTCCACAGGTTTTGAAGAACATGGGTGTTATTTTGGCTGAGGCTGGAAGTGACTACAGCAAAGGTAGTCAATGAATCCATGGACAAAAACTTACCTGGAGGCTTTCTCCAGCACTTTTCAATGTAGAAAAAACTTGTTCTTCATGATATGAAGTTGTTCATGTAGAGTATGTTCTTTCTTCAAAACAAATTTCTGAATAATGCCCCTTTTATTGTACACATTCTATTGCATAATGCCGTTAAATATCTATGTTGCATGCATGTTGAACAGCATATATTAGTTCTTTCTGTCCATTAAGTTTTTTCTGTCAAGTTTGCAATattgtaagtgttgttttatgtatgAAAGCTCATAAATGTGTACTTAAACCTGTATTTACACAATTAATAGTATCCAGTAGTGAGTTTTAAATGCATTCTTCCTGTTGTTACAAGgacttttaactctttcagtgctggaaccgaattttgaaggcctttgcaaacagtttggatccagatgagacgccacagaacatgccgtctcatcaggatccaaactgtttgctattctaatagtattctttgaaaaaaaatcaaagaaaatgcttattttagaaattcaaccgacaacattttaacagacgacaaatttcccagcatgcaaaggccTAATTTATTGTGTATTTGCTTCTCTGTTGCAGTTGTCAAATGCACTGTTCTGTTGGATGACATTGGGAACTTCAATGCAGTTAATGAGGTCTACTTAAAATGTAAGAGATTAACTGTTATTATTGTTTAGGGTATTTATCAGCCGTGTCATgttaaaattgggtttaatgccaTATGCAGCCCGTATTGCGCCAGACCAGCCTGCCCTTTTTCGCAGTCGGGTCAGGACCTACGCTGGTTGTGTGGTCTCATTGGCTTACATTATAACTCCTCATCAAGTATGAGGATGCAGATATCTGGAACGACACTGACCTTAGACCCATTCTTGCATGCTGCAGCTTTTATGTGAGTAGCTGGCCTCAAGACCTGAATGCTTAATTGCAACATTTGAGTTTGCATttccatttatttaatttaagttttcgACTGAAATAAAGCTTCTTGATCTTCTGGAAAGTAGCCTCATACTTTTACACTTTTTTACTGTGTCATGTATTACGGTTATGTTTATAACTTTCTTTGTTCATGAAAGATTGCACCAAACTTTTAGTATCTCCTTTTTTCTCTAAATGTTCTTTTTTCCTGTTTAGAAAGGACACTTGCTAATTGGACataaattgtgtattcaaaaatgTTATAGGTCCCTTTCTTCatcaaacatatacaaaaaatatatctATTTTTAGTGAACATGATGAACTTGTACACTTAATAATTCTGTGTCCATATGTAAAGATATTTTTAAGTCTGTCTGAATAACCgttacagtacatgtatatttgtatgttttttgtatcatgtttttttttcagtcttTACTACTGACAAACTGCCTGCAAGAGCATGTTATGCAGTCAAAGACTTGTTCAGGGTTTGTTGTTCACTTTGTTATTGTGAGACTTTGCAGTCAAAGACTTGCCCAGAGTTTGTTATTGTGAGACTCACGctgggaaagctgggcttaatgcacgaaAATGACgtacaagattagcctgtacatgtACTTGAATCAGCTAGTACTTCATGTGCTTGTATCAACTAgtactccatgtacttgtatcagcgaGTACTCcttgtacttgtatcagctagtactccatgcacttgtatcagctagtactccatgtacttgtatcagctagtactccatgcacttgtatcagctagtactccgTGTAATTGTATCAGCTAGTAgtccatgtacttgtatcagctagtactccatgtactTATATCAGCGAGTACTCcttgtacttgtatcagctagtattCCATGTACTTGCatcagctagtactccatgtacttgtatcagctagtactccatgcacttgtatcagctagtactccatgtacttgtatcagctagtagtccatgtacttgtatcagctagtactccatgcacttgtatcagctagttcttcatgtacttgtatcagctagttctccatgtacttgtatcagctagtaatCCATGTACTTGAATCAGCTAGTActtcatgtacttgtatcagctagtactccatgtacttgtatcagtgAGTACTCattgtacttgtatcagctagtactccatgtacttgtatcagctagtactccatgtacttgtatcagctagtacttcaTGTACTTGTATCCGCTAgtactccatgtacttgtatcagctagtactccaaGTAtgtgtatcagctagtactccatgcATGTGTACTAGTACTCCATGTATGTGTATCAGATAGTACTCCATGTATGTGTATCAGATAGTACTCCATGTAtgtgtatcagctagtactccaaGTAtgtgtatcagctagtactccaaGTATGTGCATCAGCTAGTACTCCAAGTAtgtgtatcagctagtactccatgtaTGTGTATCAGATAGTACTCCAAGTAtgtgtatcagctagtactccaaGTAtgtgtatcagctagtactccatgtatgtgtatcagctagtactccaaGTAtgtgtatcagctagtactccatgcatgtgtatcagctagtactccatgtatatgtatcagctagt
This sequence is a window from Dreissena polymorpha isolate Duluth1 chromosome 16, UMN_Dpol_1.0, whole genome shotgun sequence. Protein-coding genes within it:
- the LOC127862053 gene encoding 2-iminobutanoate/2-iminopropanoate deaminase-like isoform X3, producing MSRMASVVRKIIKPTKAPGAVGPYSQAVLVNHTLYITGQIGLDVNTGTIVPGGVVAECEQVLKNMGVILAEAGSDYSKVVKCTVLLDDIGNFNAVNEVYLKFFTTDKLPARACYAVKDLFRGAKVAIEAVAIVGDVKDE
- the LOC127862053 gene encoding 2-iminobutanoate/2-iminopropanoate deaminase-like isoform X4, with product MSRMASVVRKIIKTTKAPGAVGPYSQAVLVNHTLYITGQIGLDVNTGTIVPGGVVAECEQVLKNMGVILAEAGSDYSKVVKCTVLLDDIGNFNAVNEVYLKFFTTDKLPARACYAVKDLFRGAKVAIEAVAIVGDVKDE